ATTGGAAGGGGTTGATCTTGCTGATTATGATCTTGCATCGTTAGCGCGTATACGTAGTTACATGTCGCAGCAAGATAAACCTAATTTTGCTATTCCGGTTTTTCAATATCTCTCATTAGCATTTACTGCACTTGGTGAGATAAGTGAAACACTAAAGCAGCAAGCCATTGATGACGTTTGTGATTGTTTGGCAATAAGTGACAAATTAACTCGCAGTATTCAGCAATTGTCAGGTGGAGAATGGCAGCGTGTCCGATTAGCATCAGCATGTTTACAGGTTTTACCATCTTTAAACCCCGACGCCAAGTTTTTATTACTCGATGAGCCAGCCGCGTCGCTCGATATTGGTCAAGAAGCGGCAATGTACCGCTTGATTCGAGGGATTGCTGCCCAAGGTATTGCGGTCATTATGGCGAATCATGATTTAAATCGTACTCTTCGTGAAGCTGATAAAGTGGTACTGCTGGATAAAGGGCGTTGCATTGGTTTTGGTGATCCGAAAACTGTTATGTCTATTTCTTGCTTAGAGTCAGTTTTTGCTACGCGAATTATACAAGTTGAGCATCAAGGTATACCTAATTTACTGTTTATTGATTAAGTTAATGACAAAACAAAATGAGCTTTAATCTAAATATAAATTATCGATAAATTATATTTCTCATAACCATAAATAAATCAGATGGTTATTTTTGTTTTGCGCGTTAGACTGCTCTTTTTTTTGTAGTTGTGTGAATTATGCAGTGTTCATTCTCACTTCAAGGGGTATGTCCTTCATGCCCACTTGCCTCGACGTCTTATGCTCAGCAAATTAAACAAAAAGATGACGCTTTGCGTTCATTATTTTCTGAACATCATCCTCAGCAATGGTTAGCACCTGTTGAAAGTGCTGAAACAGGCTATCGAAATAAGGCAAAGATGGTAGTGTTGGGTGCGGCACATGAACCTTGTTTAGGAATTCAGACACAATCTGCATTAGATAAAACCATTAAGCCTGTTAGCTTATGCCGCTGTGCGTTATATCCTGCTGATATGCAAGACTTATTGCTTTATATCGAGCAATGGATCCGTCGTGCAGGTATTCCGCCTTATAATCTTGTAAAGAAAAAAGGTGAGCTGAAATTCGTTCTGCTTACTCGTAGTGAAAATACGGGTGAATTTATGCTGCGTTTTGTCATGCGTAGTCATACGGCAATAGAGCGTATTGAGAATAACCTTGCTGATTTATTAGCGGCATTTCCGGCGATAAAAGTGGTTTCAGTGAACATTCAACCTGTTCATATGGCAAGGCTTGAAGGTGAGGAAGAAATCTTCTTAACAGATGCTCACTATTTGCTAGAGCAGTTTAATCACGTACCACTGGTTGTTAGACCAAAAAGCTTTTTCCAAACTAACCCAAAAGTTGCTGAACGTTTATATGCCACAGCGAAAAACTGGGTTAGTGAAGTAAAACCTGCATCAATGTGGGACTTGTTCTGTGGTGTAGGTGGTTTTGCCTTGCACTGCGCTGAAGAAGTCGAGCAGGTAACAGGGATTGAAATCGAACCTGAAGCGATAGCCAGTGCCAAACGTTCTGCGGAAATGATGGGGGTTAATAACCTTGATTTTGCAGCATTGGATTCAACCAGCTTTACTCAATCAAATGAAGCGGCACCTGAATTAGTGTTAGTGAACCCACCACGACGTGGTATTGGTGAAGCACTTTGTCAGCAGCTAAATACCTTTGCACCTAAACATATTATCTACTCAAGTTGTAACCCACAGACGTTGGAAAAAGATCTCACACGTTTAACGGGATATAAAGTAATGAAGTTCCAGTGGTTCGATATGTTCCCGCATACAGATCACGTTGAAGCTATGGTGCTATTAGAGCGTATATAATTATATCCAAGTCACTTGGGTATATTTGAGAAAAGGGCATGAAGTGATCCATGCCCTTTTTTATTAATATCTTACGTGAGAATAGTATTCGTGAAGTAAGTGCGTTAGCAGTGAAAACTGGCGTGCAACTTCACGGTTAAGCCAAAGATAACCGTAGTAACTGATATCACTGGCATCGCTTTGTTCATGCATTTCAGGTGGTGGCAGTATCGATAACATTTTTATCTCATCACGCTTAACTGGCAAAATAACCTGTTTTTCCATTTGCTTAGCAAGCTTTTCAAATCGGTTTGCCAGCTGTTCTTTTGCTTCCATCAATCCTGGCATATCACTGATTTTTGCTTGACCAAGCTGGGTGTCCCATTTGGTATGTAGCATTGAACCTAGCATGGTAAAAATCTGCTCTTCCGTTAGCATGATTTCCGTTAGTAACTGTTTACTCGCCACATTTTCATTTTTAGTGTGAGGTTGAAGTGCTGTTTGCTTATCAAGAATGGTTGATAACGGGCTAATATCAATCGGCTTGTAGTTTCCCGTCGCAATTTGTTGGTTATGTTTATGGTAGTAATCACAACAAAGTTTAATAAAGTTATGGGTGTAATCGAGATAATGATCCGTTGCACGCGCCGGAAAAATAAATAAGCTACAACAGATAGCGACAACCGCAGCCCAGAAAACATTGATAGTACGCCATACAGCGGCATGGAGATCTTCAGGCCCGCCACCTGCAACCACAACGATAGTGATAGCAACCACAAGCGAAGCATAAGAGTATTTTCCCTGAGTAAAGAAAATCGCCGTCACGACGGCTGCAATTAAAATAACATGGTGAAGCCAATTATATGAGGCGGGTAGCAAGAATAATGATAAGCCAATGATTGCACCTAATATTGTCCCACTAATGCGCTGACTGGCTTTTGATAGCACGCCACCAAGAAAAGGGATGCTTCCCATAATGGTAACTGCAGTAATCAGTGCCCATGAGCCATAAGGCAGGTTAAATATTTGAATGACGCTAATAATAATACTAAGTGCTACAAAGACTCTGAAAACCAAAAGTTGGCGAAAGTATTTGATGGCGAAATGGGAATAATTTTTCATACATAAGAGACGTTATATTTTTTTAAATCATACAAATTGTGTGATGAAAGTCACGCTAAAAATGATAAATCAAACAGTATGAAATAAGCGGTTGCTTTAAGTAAGGCTAGCTATTAACTGAATAATAAAGAAAAAAGCACTGTGTGCATGAGTGCAGACAGTGCCTTGGTATTGATTGTTGCTATCAGTGTAGGGGATTATTTAGTCTTAAATTGCCCCACTAATTGTTGTAGCTGATTACCAGCATCATCAAGTTGACTCACAATATGCTCTGAGTTCTTACTTTCTTGAATAAGCTCAGTCACGATATTTTGAATTGATCCCATGTTACCGCTAATTTCCCCAGTTACTGCATTTTGCTCTGTTGATGCTGCTGCAATCTGATTGATTTTACCGTTAATTTCAGTCACAGCTTCTGTCACAGAAAGCAGGTTATGTGAGATTTGGTTGGTAGAGCTTACCGCTTCATTACATGACGCTTGGCTCTTATCCATTGCTTGTACTGCTTGCGTTACTAAGTTATGTAGCTGATCAAGCATTTCATTGATTTCTAATGTGCTGCTTTGAGTACGACTTGCAAGCCCACGAACTTCATCGGCAACCACGGCAAAGCCTCGACCTTGCTCTCCAGCTCGTGCCGCTTCAATCGCTGCGTTTAGTGCGAGTAGGTTGGTCTGCTCTGCAATATCACCAATAACTTTAAGCACATTGTTGATATTGTGAGATTGCTGATTGAGTGCATCGATATAACCAGAAGCTTGAGTCACTTCATCAACAAGTGTGTTAATAGAGACTAGCGAAGTATCTACTTGTTGTTGAGCTACCAACGACACATCGCTCATGCGCTCGGTACCAGAAGCCACATCGTTCGTATTTTCTGCGATTTCATTCGCTGCGAGGCTCATTTGCTCAATGGCGGCGACGACTTGCTCTGTCTCGCAGTTATGTTCATTTAATTTAGCAGTTAAGGTATTGGTTTGTTTATGTACATTATGGGCTGCTGTAGTCAGGCTGTTAGTGGTTTCTGATACTTGAGAAATAATGCTTTGAAGCTTGTTAGCAAAACGGTTAAAGGCATTACCCAGTGCAGCGATTTCATCATTACCTTCAACAACTAGGCGCTTAGTCAGATCACCTTCACCATCTGCAATATCGTTAAGAGTATCAACCATACGTTCGACAGGTTTAATAATCCGGCTAGCAACATACAAGATGATGGTTGCTGAAATCACAGTTAAGATCAGTGAAATAAGCAATACGGAGTTAATGCGATCTTGCATGTTTGAGTGAATTTGAGCTGTGTATTGCGCCACACTTGCATCAATATCATCGATGTATAAACCAGTACCGATGAACCATTTGCCATCGTTTAAAGAGATAGCATAACTTTCTTTAGGTTGGGCTGGTTGGTTGGCTTTTTTAGGAAAACTGTATTTAACGAATTGACCGTTGTTTTTAGCCGCATCAATTAATACTTTGATGTATGCCACGCCATTGGCATCCGTCGCACCAATTTGATTCGCTCCCTGAATTTCAGGTTTTAATGGGTGAGCAACGTTGACGCCGTTCATGGTATAGATAAAAAAGTAACAAGCATCATTTTCTGCAAAACGGATAGGGGAAATAAGCTGACGTACATCTTCAAGAATAGCCGTTTCATCACCACCTTTAGCCAGAATATTCTCGATTGCATGTTTAGTGATGACGACTGCATCTTTTAATTCTTGCTGTCTTTCTGAGATTAGCTCTTGCTTATAATGCGCGACATTTTCTGTTAAAGATTGGTTCTCTAAATAGATGACCACACCCATAGCGATACTAAGAATCGCAAGCATAGGTAACAAGCTTAATAGTAATAATTTGTGCTTAAGTGTTTTGATCATAATTGCATTTGCCTTATCCATTATTAATCACAGTGATGCATACGAAATTCTCCGTTCATAGTATGCATACATAAGTTTATGTAATGATAGAAAAAAATTATTACTGATAGATGTATCTTTGAGATTTGTTCAATTAATAATAGGGCTGTTGCAGGTATTTCAGAGGGAGGGAATAAAAGTGGGATTTATATCAATAAAAAAATACCTACCAGTGTGGCAGGTATTTTAAATGAGCATGAATTTACTTCTTGTCTTTAAGGTATGTAATCGTATTTGCCATGTCTTGTAGGCTATCGTGAGCACTTGTGTTCACTAGGTACTTACCATTGATCAAGAAAGCAGGTACAGATTGTAGTGCAGCATCACGGACAATCGCTTCTGATTGTTGGAACATCTTAAACACTTCAGCTTGTTGCTCTTTCGTTAGCTCGTAAGGGCTTTTCAAACC
The sequence above is a segment of the Photobacterium leiognathi genome. Coding sequences within it:
- the btuD gene encoding vitamin B12 ABC transporter ATP-binding protein BtuD, with amino-acid sequence MLNVKNITVDARLQPLSFSVQKGEIVHLIGPNGSGKSTAIGLISGLFTAVGNVILEGVDLADYDLASLARIRSYMSQQDKPNFAIPVFQYLSLAFTALGEISETLKQQAIDDVCDCLAISDKLTRSIQQLSGGEWQRVRLASACLQVLPSLNPDAKFLLLDEPAASLDIGQEAAMYRLIRGIAAQGIAVIMANHDLNRTLREADKVVLLDKGRCIGFGDPKTVMSISCLESVFATRIIQVEHQGIPNLLFID
- the rlmC gene encoding 23S rRNA (uracil(747)-C(5))-methyltransferase RlmC; this encodes MQCSFSLQGVCPSCPLASTSYAQQIKQKDDALRSLFSEHHPQQWLAPVESAETGYRNKAKMVVLGAAHEPCLGIQTQSALDKTIKPVSLCRCALYPADMQDLLLYIEQWIRRAGIPPYNLVKKKGELKFVLLTRSENTGEFMLRFVMRSHTAIERIENNLADLLAAFPAIKVVSVNIQPVHMARLEGEEEIFLTDAHYLLEQFNHVPLVVRPKSFFQTNPKVAERLYATAKNWVSEVKPASMWDLFCGVGGFALHCAEEVEQVTGIEIEPEAIASAKRSAEMMGVNNLDFAALDSTSFTQSNEAAPELVLVNPPRRGIGEALCQQLNTFAPKHIIYSSCNPQTLEKDLTRLTGYKVMKFQWFDMFPHTDHVEAMVLLERI
- a CDS encoding FUSC family protein, whose protein sequence is MKNYSHFAIKYFRQLLVFRVFVALSIIISVIQIFNLPYGSWALITAVTIMGSIPFLGGVLSKASQRISGTILGAIIGLSLFLLPASYNWLHHVILIAAVVTAIFFTQGKYSYASLVVAITIVVVAGGGPEDLHAAVWRTINVFWAAVVAICCSLFIFPARATDHYLDYTHNFIKLCCDYYHKHNQQIATGNYKPIDISPLSTILDKQTALQPHTKNENVASKQLLTEIMLTEEQIFTMLGSMLHTKWDTQLGQAKISDMPGLMEAKEQLANRFEKLAKQMEKQVILPVKRDEIKMLSILPPPEMHEQSDASDISYYGYLWLNREVARQFSLLTHLLHEYYSHVRY
- a CDS encoding methyl-accepting chemotaxis protein, coding for MDKANAIMIKTLKHKLLLLSLLPMLAILSIAMGVVIYLENQSLTENVAHYKQELISERQQELKDAVVITKHAIENILAKGGDETAILEDVRQLISPIRFAENDACYFFIYTMNGVNVAHPLKPEIQGANQIGATDANGVAYIKVLIDAAKNNGQFVKYSFPKKANQPAQPKESYAISLNDGKWFIGTGLYIDDIDASVAQYTAQIHSNMQDRINSVLLISLILTVISATIILYVASRIIKPVERMVDTLNDIADGEGDLTKRLVVEGNDEIAALGNAFNRFANKLQSIISQVSETTNSLTTAAHNVHKQTNTLTAKLNEHNCETEQVVAAIEQMSLAANEIAENTNDVASGTERMSDVSLVAQQQVDTSLVSINTLVDEVTQASGYIDALNQQSHNINNVLKVIGDIAEQTNLLALNAAIEAARAGEQGRGFAVVADEVRGLASRTQSSTLEINEMLDQLHNLVTQAVQAMDKSQASCNEAVSSTNQISHNLLSVTEAVTEINGKINQIAAASTEQNAVTGEISGNMGSIQNIVTELIQESKNSEHIVSQLDDAGNQLQQLVGQFKTK